The genomic segment GAGAACACGATTAAAAGCAGATTGTTTCGCGCTCGTAAAAGCTTGCAAAACTATATAGAGGGAGAAGGAGGAATGATTCTTGAAAGATAAATGGAGTTATCCAGAAAAGGTCAATCAGATGAGGTTTAAGGATGTCAATCAACAGATGGTGTTGAATCAATTAGATGTTAACCCTAAAAATGGGCTTTATAAAGCACAAAAAAGAAAGAAAGTAAGGAGAAGGTTTTATATTTCTACGGTAGTATCTAGTTTAATTATATTGATTTTCATAAGTTCTATTCGAATCTCACCAACATTTGCGATGTATGTTACTAACATACCAGGTCTCTCAAAAGTCGTACAAATAATTAATAATGATAAAGGGATCAAGGCAGCCATAAATAATAACTATATTCAAACAATAGGGGCCTATGATGAAAATAATGGAGATATTTTCACTATTGAACATGCTATTTTAGATGAGAAAAAACTTATCCTTTTTTATACAATTGAATGTAAAGAGAATAATAAACCTCATTATATAGAGTATCCTGAATTATATAGTATTAATGGAGAAAAAATTGATCTTGTATTAAGCGAATGGAATAGGCCCTTAAATAATAATTTAATAAGAATTGATTTAAGTCTGAATGAAGAGTTACCGGAGAATTTAATCTTAAAAGTCCCTTTTCAGTCTAATGAAAATCAAAGTATAGCTAGATATAAATATGAAATCCCTTTTTCAATTAATAAAAAACTATTT from the Bacillus sp. SM2101 genome contains:
- a CDS encoding DUF4179 domain-containing protein encodes the protein MKDKWSYPEKVNQMRFKDVNQQMVLNQLDVNPKNGLYKAQKRKKVRRRFYISTVVSSLIILIFISSIRISPTFAMYVTNIPGLSKVVQIINNDKGIKAAINNNYIQTIGAYDENNGDIFTIEHAILDEKKLILFYTIECKENNKPHYIEYPELYSINGEKIDLVLSEWNRPLNNNLIRIDLSLNEELPENLILKVPFQSNENQSIARYKYEIPFSINKKLFSAVEQTIKINKTIDIDGQRVYFNYLTINPTHSELKVSFDDKNNKEILGFENLRLTDQDGNNWFNNKSGPMSYNMINNGIIRFESSYFYKLEELYIEFSGIRAVDKDSLDVVIDLENETIIKAPDDKLSLQSVSGSYKKGKDPVSLEFKMIPYSDAKVTDLNVEFYDADGQHYLSSGQSGKGRDGTWRIDLNPGDYISPLTFKLADYPIRINKDVRLKIK